Proteins encoded in a region of the Natronorubrum halophilum genome:
- the hjc gene encoding Holliday junction resolvase Hjc: MSQAKGDRRERELVNALDDAGFAVMRAPASGSATERELPDVLAGDSEQFYAIEAKSSAGDPIYLTGEEVEALIYFAQNFGAKPRIGVRFDREDWYFFHPGDLYVTDGGNYRVKKEVAIAEGTDFAEFVGKSEKVTLEEAATGGTDGPDEDILRVLNAVEKGVMEVEEAAELLE, from the coding sequence ATGTCTCAGGCGAAGGGTGACCGCCGCGAACGCGAACTCGTCAACGCACTCGACGACGCCGGCTTCGCGGTGATGCGTGCACCCGCAAGCGGTTCCGCGACGGAACGCGAACTCCCGGACGTTCTCGCGGGTGACAGCGAACAGTTCTACGCCATCGAAGCCAAATCGAGCGCCGGCGATCCCATCTATCTCACCGGCGAGGAAGTCGAAGCGCTGATCTACTTCGCCCAGAACTTCGGCGCGAAACCCCGAATCGGCGTCCGGTTCGACCGCGAGGACTGGTACTTCTTCCACCCCGGCGACCTCTACGTCACCGACGGCGGCAACTACCGAGTCAAAAAAGAGGTCGCCATCGCGGAGGGCACCGATTTCGCCGAGTTCGTCGGCAAGAGCGAGAAGGTCACGCTCGAGGAGGCCGCCACCGGCGGCACCGACGGCCCGGACGAGGATATCCTCCGCGTGCTTAACGCCGTCGAGAAGGGCGTCATGGAGGTCGAAGAAGCCGCGGAACTGCTCGAGTAA
- a CDS encoding CPBP family intramembrane glutamic endopeptidase, with the protein METPTRQRERESGPLRSALVAIGLTIFGVLVAPNFTTLPAFLLDPALITSPADASITARTALLTLNFVGIALAGAIYLAVTDRGWSYVDLRIPSKRGWMYVIAGIVGILAFYVLVSIAVSLLSLPSAENDVMTYINDDPTMVLVMIGIVFFFNAPAEEFLFRNIVQKRLYEAFSRSQAIVIASAIFALVHFLSYAVLSDSLLATAVPIVVVFGGSLIFGYLYAKSDNLLVPIASHATFNAFQFGLLYIALEYDLEGTEPTTSLLVDLVASVPL; encoded by the coding sequence ATGGAGACACCCACCCGGCAACGCGAGCGCGAGTCCGGCCCGCTCCGGTCGGCGCTCGTCGCCATTGGACTGACGATCTTTGGCGTCCTCGTCGCCCCCAACTTCACGACGCTTCCGGCGTTTCTCCTCGATCCTGCGTTGATCACCTCGCCGGCTGATGCGTCGATAACCGCCCGGACGGCGTTGCTGACCCTGAACTTCGTCGGCATAGCGCTGGCCGGTGCCATCTACCTCGCCGTTACCGACCGCGGCTGGTCGTACGTCGATCTCCGGATCCCGTCGAAACGGGGCTGGATGTACGTCATCGCGGGCATAGTCGGAATCCTCGCGTTCTACGTCCTCGTGAGCATCGCCGTCAGTCTGCTCTCGCTGCCCTCCGCGGAAAACGATGTGATGACGTACATCAACGACGATCCGACGATGGTCCTGGTCATGATCGGCATCGTCTTCTTCTTCAACGCGCCGGCGGAGGAGTTCCTCTTCCGTAACATCGTCCAAAAGCGCCTCTACGAGGCGTTCAGTCGCTCCCAGGCTATCGTCATCGCCAGCGCGATCTTCGCGCTCGTTCATTTCCTGTCCTACGCCGTCCTCTCGGACTCGCTGCTCGCGACCGCCGTCCCGATCGTGGTCGTGTTCGGCGGCTCGCTCATCTTCGGCTACCTCTACGCGAAAAGCGACAACCTCCTCGTCCCGATCGCGTCCCACGCCACCTTCAACGCCTTCCAGTTCGGCCTGCTCTACATCGCCCTCGAGTACGATCTCGAGGGAACGGAGCCGACCACCTCGTTGCTGGTCGACCTCGTCGCGAGCGTTCCGCTGTAA
- a CDS encoding PAS domain S-box protein has protein sequence MRIHPMNIPSFRGGSLERVTTRRTLLVVLGAVAIVFGIVSVLTGASDLGGATPGSTVFVPVLLGLAAHGGTGQEAAIEQLTTDLEAFVAAVSDARDADESESERADRIRNADVDFELDRDDDIGRLSEAVEELAKTVQERERQFTDRERELRATNERFRAIIEASPAALVAVDLEETVEQWNPAAERIFGWSADEIRGEPLPIVPPDRDDEAEPLLHRLESSEPITGVETERLTKDGSRVDVSLSKAPFRNAESDVVGVMAAFEDITERKEAERQLRERERRLRTQTSFTNDLLDAVDDVFYVIDEHGDVQRWNETLPAVSNYSDGEIGSMNAVEFFVEDDRALIEGAIDDALTDGLAKVNATVVTKDGESIPYEFVASRLEDPDGNAVVTGIGRDISERKERERQLSTLMSNVPGMVYRCRNEPDWPFDFVSEGCRELTGYEPETLENGDVSWFDDVVLEGDDELWETVQQAVAAREPFRVTFPIETADGERRWLSERGRGVFAEDDSIEGLEGVITDVTEQVESERRFERTTRLLEQSQRLANIGAWELDVRTEPFELHWTDEVAQIHGVSSGDDVELADALEFYHPADRPKIERALERAIESGEPYDLEVRIVSNDGEQRWVRTIGESVRAEHLDVGPETGRAKPADEIVKIHGSVQDITDRKERERELERYETIVQALDELVYTLDEEGNFRFLNDATHSIAGFDPEDLIGENVATMMRRDELETARNLIRELLRADEPSQTFEMALETADGDVIETENHMALLPTDDGEFTGTAGVIRDITDRKNRERDLERTTDLLERVQRMAKIGGWELDVRDEPPTETWSEELYRLYDLPRDVTPTLETTLERYHPDDRPAVRSGIEAAMATGTGYELEARLQPAAGDTRWVRVIGEPIYDDDTLVKYRGSVQDISDQKRRELALESLHETARGLLNAETESSVADRVVETAADLLDSVSASLYLLDAETNQFEPAASTSDFADHSGGAPSVAVGNADSVLWNTYVTGTQTVVDDAEIGAQSPLFGGGAPGGLLVPVGDHGVFVLVAPPATIDDETRQLVETLVATTEAALDRLESEASLRERDAELEAQNRRLRRQVQITEIIRGIDTSLIGAESRAEIERTVPERLVEADTVAFAWIGDIDPSGTTLEPRAWAGTDPEYLDTDSFDLEADAPEPSVRTARTETPTVVENTVEGLQREPWRTNALDAGYQSVVSVPISFEEYRYGVLSVYADEPDAFSDLERTVFSELGEGIANAINTTKTQEALHAETLVELTLRLETDDEILSRIATATGAHVTYEGLGTHSGPETVLFFETTGAPSADVRRVLDDLVSVTDSRLVTESDHGCLFEATIAGDVVASRLVRHGGSPRSIAADGERTEITVDVPTTTDVREFVGMLGDHYAGVELQSRRHVQRAMHTRQELVTSLFEDLTDRQLEVLRTAYLAGFFEWPRESTGEEVAEMLDVTQPTVNRHLRIGQQQLLKQLFENGMTSAVDD, from the coding sequence TTGCGTATCCACCCTATGAACATCCCGTCGTTTCGCGGGGGATCACTCGAGCGTGTTACTACCCGGCGGACACTGCTGGTCGTTCTCGGAGCGGTTGCGATCGTGTTCGGAATCGTCTCCGTCCTGACGGGAGCGTCGGATCTCGGCGGCGCGACGCCGGGATCGACGGTGTTCGTGCCGGTTTTGCTCGGTCTCGCCGCACACGGCGGCACCGGTCAGGAAGCCGCTATCGAGCAACTGACGACCGACCTCGAGGCGTTCGTCGCCGCCGTTTCCGACGCTCGAGACGCGGACGAAAGCGAGTCGGAGCGAGCGGATCGGATCCGGAACGCGGACGTGGACTTCGAACTCGATCGAGACGACGACATCGGGCGCCTGTCCGAGGCGGTCGAGGAGCTGGCGAAGACGGTTCAGGAACGGGAGCGCCAGTTCACCGACCGCGAGCGGGAGCTACGGGCGACGAACGAACGGTTCCGCGCGATCATCGAGGCGTCGCCAGCCGCGCTCGTTGCCGTCGACCTCGAGGAAACCGTCGAACAGTGGAACCCGGCAGCCGAGCGTATCTTCGGCTGGAGCGCCGACGAAATCCGCGGCGAACCGCTGCCGATCGTTCCGCCGGACCGGGACGACGAGGCCGAGCCGCTTCTTCACCGGCTTGAGTCGAGCGAGCCGATCACCGGCGTCGAAACGGAGCGACTGACCAAGGACGGTTCGCGGGTCGACGTGAGTCTCTCGAAAGCGCCGTTTCGAAACGCCGAGAGTGACGTCGTCGGCGTCATGGCCGCGTTCGAGGATATCACCGAGCGCAAGGAGGCGGAACGGCAGTTGCGCGAACGGGAACGCCGACTCCGGACGCAGACGTCGTTTACTAACGACCTGCTCGATGCCGTCGACGACGTCTTCTACGTGATCGACGAGCACGGCGACGTGCAGCGCTGGAACGAGACGCTTCCCGCGGTGAGTAACTACTCGGACGGCGAGATCGGGTCGATGAACGCCGTCGAATTCTTCGTCGAAGACGATCGAGCGCTGATCGAAGGTGCCATCGACGACGCGCTGACGGACGGACTCGCGAAGGTCAACGCAACCGTCGTCACCAAGGACGGGGAATCGATCCCCTACGAGTTCGTCGCGTCCAGGCTCGAGGACCCCGACGGGAACGCCGTCGTGACGGGCATCGGTCGCGATATCTCCGAACGGAAAGAGCGCGAACGCCAGCTCTCGACGCTGATGAGCAACGTTCCCGGAATGGTGTATCGGTGTCGAAACGAGCCGGACTGGCCGTTCGATTTCGTCAGTGAGGGGTGTCGCGAACTCACCGGGTACGAGCCCGAAACGCTGGAAAACGGCGACGTGAGCTGGTTCGACGATGTCGTCCTCGAGGGCGACGACGAGCTGTGGGAGACGGTCCAACAAGCCGTGGCGGCGCGGGAGCCGTTTCGGGTGACGTTTCCGATTGAAACGGCTGACGGCGAGCGCCGGTGGCTCAGCGAACGCGGTCGCGGCGTCTTCGCCGAGGACGACTCGATCGAGGGCCTGGAGGGCGTGATTACCGACGTTACCGAACAGGTCGAAAGCGAGCGACGGTTCGAGCGAACCACGCGACTGCTCGAGCAGTCCCAGCGACTGGCCAACATCGGGGCCTGGGAACTCGACGTGCGGACCGAGCCGTTCGAGTTGCACTGGACCGACGAAGTCGCCCAGATCCACGGCGTCTCCTCCGGTGACGACGTGGAATTGGCGGACGCACTCGAGTTCTACCACCCCGCGGATCGCCCGAAGATCGAGCGGGCACTCGAGCGCGCCATCGAGTCGGGCGAGCCCTACGATCTCGAGGTACGAATCGTTTCGAACGACGGCGAGCAGCGCTGGGTACGAACGATCGGCGAGTCGGTTCGAGCGGAGCATCTCGACGTCGGTCCCGAAACCGGTCGGGCGAAGCCGGCCGACGAAATCGTCAAAATCCACGGGTCGGTTCAGGACATTACGGATCGCAAGGAGCGCGAACGCGAACTCGAGCGCTACGAGACGATCGTTCAGGCGCTCGACGAACTGGTGTACACCCTCGACGAGGAGGGGAACTTCCGCTTCCTGAACGACGCCACCCACTCGATCGCGGGCTTCGATCCGGAGGATCTAATCGGTGAAAACGTCGCAACGATGATGCGCCGGGACGAACTCGAGACGGCCCGGAACCTGATTCGAGAGCTGTTGCGGGCCGACGAACCGTCTCAAACGTTCGAGATGGCTCTCGAGACCGCGGACGGCGACGTGATCGAGACGGAAAATCACATGGCGCTGTTACCGACGGACGACGGCGAGTTCACCGGCACCGCGGGGGTCATTCGGGACATCACCGACCGAAAGAACCGCGAACGCGATCTCGAGCGAACGACGGACCTGCTAGAGCGCGTCCAGCGCATGGCGAAGATCGGCGGCTGGGAACTGGACGTCCGCGACGAGCCGCCGACGGAGACCTGGTCCGAGGAACTGTACCGCCTGTACGACCTGCCTCGCGACGTCACTCCCACCCTCGAGACGACGCTCGAGCGTTACCATCCGGACGACCGACCGGCCGTACGCAGCGGGATCGAGGCCGCGATGGCGACCGGGACGGGGTACGAACTCGAGGCTCGCCTGCAACCTGCCGCGGGCGACACCAGGTGGGTGCGGGTGATCGGCGAACCGATCTACGACGACGACACCCTCGTCAAGTACCGCGGCTCGGTGCAGGATATCTCCGACCAGAAGCGGCGGGAACTGGCGCTCGAGTCGCTCCACGAAACCGCCCGCGGACTGCTCAACGCCGAGACGGAATCGTCGGTCGCCGACCGCGTCGTCGAGACGGCTGCGGACTTACTCGACTCGGTCAGCGCGAGCCTCTACCTTCTCGATGCCGAAACGAACCAGTTCGAACCGGCGGCTTCGACGAGCGATTTCGCCGATCACTCCGGCGGCGCGCCGTCGGTCGCGGTCGGGAACGCCGATTCGGTCCTCTGGAACACCTACGTGACGGGAACCCAGACGGTCGTCGACGACGCCGAGATCGGTGCGCAGTCCCCGTTGTTCGGCGGCGGCGCTCCCGGCGGGTTGCTGGTCCCGGTCGGTGACCACGGCGTGTTCGTTCTGGTCGCCCCGCCGGCAACGATCGACGACGAGACGCGACAGTTGGTCGAGACACTCGTCGCAACGACCGAGGCCGCGCTCGACCGACTCGAGAGCGAGGCGAGCCTGCGGGAGCGCGATGCGGAACTGGAAGCCCAGAACCGCCGACTCCGGCGGCAGGTCCAGATCACCGAGATCATCAGGGGGATCGACACGTCGCTGATCGGTGCCGAAAGCCGCGCCGAGATCGAACGAACGGTCCCCGAACGGTTGGTCGAAGCCGACACCGTCGCCTTCGCCTGGATCGGCGATATCGACCCGAGCGGAACGACGCTCGAGCCCCGCGCCTGGGCGGGCACCGATCCGGAGTATCTCGATACCGACTCGTTCGATCTCGAGGCCGACGCGCCGGAGCCGTCCGTGCGTACTGCGCGCACCGAGACGCCGACGGTCGTCGAAAACACCGTCGAAGGGCTCCAACGCGAGCCGTGGCGGACGAACGCGCTCGACGCGGGCTATCAATCGGTCGTCTCCGTCCCGATCTCGTTCGAGGAGTATCGGTACGGCGTCCTCTCGGTGTACGCCGACGAACCCGACGCCTTTAGCGACCTCGAGCGAACCGTGTTTTCGGAACTCGGCGAGGGAATCGCGAACGCGATCAACACGACGAAAACGCAGGAAGCGTTACACGCCGAGACGCTCGTCGAACTCACGCTTCGACTCGAGACGGACGACGAGATCCTCTCGCGGATCGCGACTGCGACCGGCGCTCACGTCACCTACGAAGGGCTTGGGACCCACTCCGGGCCGGAGACGGTCCTGTTCTTCGAGACCACCGGCGCGCCGTCGGCCGACGTGCGTCGCGTCCTCGATGACCTCGTCTCCGTCACGGACTCTCGACTCGTTACCGAGTCTGATCACGGCTGTCTCTTCGAGGCGACCATCGCGGGCGACGTCGTCGCCTCCCGGCTGGTTCGCCACGGCGGCAGTCCGCGCTCGATCGCTGCCGACGGCGAGCGAACCGAGATTACCGTCGACGTCCCGACGACAACCGACGTCCGCGAGTTCGTCGGGATGCTCGGCGACCACTACGCCGGCGTCGAACTGCAGTCCCGTCGCCACGTCCAGCGGGCGATGCACACCAGACAGGAACTGGTCACATCGCTGTTCGAAGACCTGACCGACCGACAACTCGAGGTGCTCCGGACGGCGTATCTGGCCGGCTTCTTCGAGTGGCCACGCGAGAGCACCGGCGAGGAGGTCGCCGAGATGCTCGACGTGACCCAGCCGACGGTCAACCGCCACCTCCGAATCGGCCAGCAACAACTGCTGAAACAGCTGTTCGAGAACGGGATGACTTCGGCGGTCGACGACTGA
- a CDS encoding HalOD1 output domain-containing protein has translation MPGTMLDYHNDSISLSVIEALADATDTDPIDLEPLYHVVDPEALDQLFQGNTTANARIQFAYGEHSVEVRNDGTILIDDTVHERP, from the coding sequence ATGCCTGGGACGATGCTTGACTATCACAACGATTCGATTAGCCTCTCCGTCATCGAAGCGCTCGCCGACGCGACCGACACAGATCCCATCGACCTCGAGCCGCTGTATCACGTCGTCGATCCCGAGGCACTCGATCAACTCTTTCAGGGGAATACGACCGCAAACGCGCGGATTCAGTTCGCTTACGGCGAGCATTCGGTCGAGGTCCGGAACGACGGAACGATTCTGATCGATGACACGGTCCATGAGCGACCGTAG
- a CDS encoding PAS domain S-box protein, translating to MTSTSMETHCREPSPVADRITALVVVDDEQYRERIEATVGDDDGLSIRTRPSVTDPLTCLDDIDCLVSEYPAATGNGDDLLERVRERVPDLPVVFLMDDREGTAGIVDTVQNTRWTDYVSQRAASVAAERLGHRIRTLVHHRRLDALSRRSLASIELAQDAIAIVDPDGEFGFANRSYAMQFGYDRDALFGAPWQALFADDSVERLEKTAIPTVADGWRWTGTCTGRRKSGSTFPVRIRLGGLEDGSLVFVVDQSAVGDETGETR from the coding sequence ATGACCAGCACTTCGATGGAGACGCACTGCCGAGAGCCGTCGCCGGTCGCCGATCGGATTACCGCCCTCGTCGTCGTCGATGACGAGCAGTACAGAGAACGGATCGAAGCGACCGTCGGCGACGACGACGGGCTTTCGATCCGGACGCGGCCGTCGGTTACGGATCCGCTGACGTGTCTCGACGATATCGACTGCCTCGTCAGCGAATACCCCGCGGCGACCGGAAACGGGGACGATCTCCTCGAGCGGGTCAGAGAGCGGGTGCCCGACCTCCCGGTCGTCTTCCTCATGGATGACCGCGAAGGGACGGCCGGAATCGTCGACACGGTCCAGAATACCCGGTGGACCGACTACGTGAGCCAACGCGCCGCGTCCGTCGCGGCCGAACGGCTCGGCCACCGGATCCGGACGCTCGTCCACCACCGCCGCCTCGACGCCCTGTCGCGGCGGTCGCTGGCCAGCATCGAACTCGCCCAGGATGCGATCGCCATCGTCGATCCCGACGGCGAATTCGGGTTCGCAAACCGCTCGTACGCGATGCAGTTCGGCTACGACCGCGACGCGCTCTTCGGAGCGCCGTGGCAAGCACTGTTCGCCGACGACAGCGTCGAGCGCCTCGAGAAGACCGCCATTCCGACCGTCGCGGACGGGTGGCGCTGGACCGGTACCTGTACCGGCCGCCGGAAATCGGGATCGACGTTTCCCGTCAGGATTCGCCTCGGCGGCCTCGAGGACGGCAGCCTGGTGTTCGTAGTGGATCAGTCGGCCGTCGGAGACGAAACCGGCGAGACGAGATAG
- a CDS encoding adenosylhomocysteinase has product MTDSAYPPISDQLSEAAEQSSTNPEMEFQDLESAREEGRRKMDWATQHMPILEHVREEFVADQPFEGERIGMAMHVEAKTAILVETLAEGGAEVAVTGCNPLSTHDDVSAALDAHENITSYAKRGVDDEAYYDAIEAVIAHEPTVTVDDGMDLVAAIHEDYPELIDGIVGGAEETTTGVHRLRAMDADGALDYPVFAVNDTPMKRLFDNVHGTGESSLASIAMTTNLSWAGKDVVIAGFGYCGKGVARKASGQNANVIVTEVEPRRALEAHMEGYEVMPMAEAAEVGDVFLTTTGNRDVIVEEHFEEMQDGVLLANAGHFDIEIDLDALDDLAVDRYEARDGIEAYEMADGRRLNVIAEGRLVNLAAPISLGHPVEVMDQSFGVQAVCVREMLENGDEYDAGVHDVPDELDTEIAEIKLEAEDVDFDSLTDTQRDYMGSWDHGT; this is encoded by the coding sequence ATGACCGACTCTGCGTATCCGCCGATCAGCGACCAACTGTCGGAAGCCGCCGAGCAGAGCTCGACGAACCCTGAAATGGAATTTCAGGACCTCGAGTCCGCACGGGAGGAGGGGCGTCGGAAGATGGACTGGGCCACCCAGCACATGCCGATTCTCGAGCACGTCCGCGAGGAGTTCGTCGCGGATCAACCGTTCGAGGGCGAGCGCATCGGGATGGCGATGCACGTCGAAGCGAAGACGGCGATCCTCGTCGAGACGCTCGCCGAGGGCGGCGCTGAGGTCGCGGTGACGGGCTGCAACCCGCTTTCGACCCACGACGACGTCTCGGCCGCACTCGACGCCCACGAGAACATCACCAGCTACGCCAAACGCGGCGTCGACGACGAGGCGTACTACGACGCCATCGAGGCCGTCATCGCCCACGAACCGACTGTCACCGTCGACGACGGGATGGACCTCGTCGCGGCGATCCACGAGGACTACCCCGAACTCATCGACGGCATCGTCGGCGGAGCCGAGGAGACGACCACCGGCGTTCACCGCCTGCGCGCGATGGACGCGGACGGGGCACTCGACTACCCCGTCTTCGCGGTCAACGACACGCCGATGAAGCGCCTCTTCGACAACGTCCACGGCACCGGCGAGTCCTCGCTGGCCTCCATCGCCATGACCACGAACCTCTCGTGGGCCGGCAAGGACGTCGTCATCGCCGGCTTCGGCTACTGCGGCAAGGGCGTCGCCCGGAAGGCATCGGGCCAGAACGCGAACGTCATCGTGACCGAAGTCGAGCCCCGGCGCGCCCTCGAGGCCCACATGGAGGGCTATGAGGTCATGCCGATGGCCGAGGCCGCCGAGGTCGGCGACGTCTTCCTCACGACGACCGGCAACCGGGACGTCATCGTCGAGGAGCACTTCGAGGAGATGCAAGACGGCGTCCTGCTGGCCAACGCGGGCCACTTCGACATCGAGATCGATCTCGACGCGCTCGACGACCTCGCGGTCGACCGCTACGAGGCTCGCGACGGCATCGAAGCCTACGAGATGGCCGACGGCCGACGGCTGAACGTCATCGCCGAGGGCCGCCTCGTCAACCTCGCCGCCCCCATCTCGCTCGGCCACCCCGTCGAAGTGATGGACCAGAGCTTCGGCGTGCAGGCCGTCTGTGTGCGCGAGATGCTCGAGAACGGGGACGAGTACGACGCGGGCGTCCACGACGTCCCCGACGAACTCGACACAGAGATCGCCGAGATCAAACTCGAGGCCGAGGACGTCGACTTCGACTCGCTGACGGACACCCAGCGCGATTACATGGGTAGCTGGGACCACGGGACGTAA
- a CDS encoding amidohydrolase yields the protein MTTLAITGGQVLLPDITVTRADVLVDQDGGEILEIGTELAGDADETLEATDSLVTPGFVNGHCHVAMTLLRGYADDKALDAWLREDIFPTEAELTPEDVHRGAKLGLLEMIKSGTTSFADMYFMVPRIADAVEEAGLRARLGHGVISIASSDEEARADAREGLDVAEELDGRADGRISTAFMPHSLTTVGGEYLEEFVPQARGLDVPIHYHANETTNEVAPIVEEHGVRPMAYAAEKGLLEPDDFIAHGVHLDESEIALLAEAGTSVIHCPASNMKLASGMAPVQRMLDAGVTVGIGTDGAASNNDLSMLDEARDAAMIGKLETGDASAVAAESVVEMMTRGSAEAIGLDTGRLEEGAPADIAVIDLEKPHLTPRHDLVSHLAYAVAAADVRHTVCDGRVLMRDRDVLTLDEDAVRSRASEAAEALVDRAET from the coding sequence ATGACGACACTGGCGATCACCGGCGGGCAGGTGCTGTTGCCCGACATCACGGTGACCCGCGCGGACGTACTGGTCGATCAGGACGGCGGCGAGATCCTCGAGATCGGAACCGAACTCGCGGGCGACGCTGACGAGACGCTCGAGGCGACGGATTCGCTCGTCACGCCGGGCTTCGTCAACGGACACTGTCACGTCGCGATGACGTTGCTTCGGGGCTACGCCGACGACAAGGCGCTCGACGCGTGGCTTCGGGAAGACATCTTCCCGACGGAAGCCGAACTGACGCCGGAGGACGTCCACCGTGGGGCGAAACTCGGCCTGCTCGAGATGATCAAATCCGGCACGACCTCGTTTGCGGATATGTACTTCATGGTGCCCCGAATCGCCGACGCGGTCGAGGAGGCCGGCCTCCGCGCACGCCTCGGCCACGGCGTCATCTCCATTGCGTCGAGCGACGAGGAGGCCCGGGCCGACGCTCGAGAGGGTCTCGACGTGGCCGAGGAACTCGACGGTCGCGCCGACGGCCGCATCTCGACGGCGTTCATGCCCCATTCGCTGACGACCGTCGGCGGGGAGTACTTGGAGGAGTTCGTCCCGCAGGCCCGCGGTCTCGACGTGCCGATTCACTATCACGCGAACGAGACCACAAACGAGGTCGCACCGATCGTCGAGGAACACGGCGTCCGCCCGATGGCCTACGCCGCCGAGAAGGGACTGCTCGAGCCCGACGACTTCATTGCCCACGGCGTCCACCTCGACGAGAGCGAGATCGCCCTGCTCGCGGAGGCAGGCACGAGCGTGATCCACTGCCCGGCGTCGAACATGAAACTCGCCAGCGGGATGGCTCCCGTTCAGCGGATGCTCGACGCGGGAGTCACCGTGGGCATCGGCACCGACGGCGCGGCCTCGAACAACGACCTCTCGATGCTCGACGAGGCCCGCGACGCCGCCATGATCGGCAAACTCGAGACCGGCGACGCGAGCGCGGTGGCCGCCGAGTCGGTGGTCGAGATGATGACCCGGGGCAGCGCCGAGGCCATCGGTCTGGATACCGGCCGCCTCGAGGAGGGTGCACCCGCCGACATCGCAGTGATCGACCTCGAGAAGCCCCACCTGACGCCGCGTCACGACCTCGTGAGCCACCTCGCCTACGCCGTCGCGGCGGCGGACGTCCGCCACACCGTCTGCGACGGGCGAGTGCTGATGCGCGATCGGGACGTGCTGACGCTCGACGAAGACGCGGTTCGATCGCGGGCGAGCGAGGCCGCCGAGGCGCTGGTCGATCGCGCCGAGACGTAA